A genomic window from Leptospiraceae bacterium includes:
- a CDS encoding 50S ribosomal protein L10 — protein sequence MANPTKERILAELKTSLESKPNFILVSYSGLNVQNMEDLRSQLRESGAQMKVIKNNVFLRALKESSSHTGKDIQFGQEYFGPLAAVFSDENLPKIAKVCKDYAKTNEKLVLKLGYFDGEVLDKNGVEGIAGLPSKEDLLSIIGRGLNTPAQKIATGMNEVIAGVARGIKAVAEKNGK from the coding sequence ATGGCGAACCCTACAAAAGAAAGGATTCTGGCTGAATTAAAAACCAGCCTCGAAAGCAAACCAAATTTTATTCTGGTATCATATTCCGGTTTGAATGTACAAAACATGGAAGACCTCAGGTCTCAACTTAGAGAGTCCGGTGCGCAAATGAAGGTAATCAAAAACAATGTATTCCTTCGCGCTCTTAAGGAATCTTCCAGTCATACCGGAAAAGATATTCAATTTGGCCAGGAATATTTTGGCCCTCTTGCGGCAGTCTTTTCGGATGAAAATTTACCGAAAATTGCAAAAGTCTGTAAAGACTATGCAAAGACAAACGAAAAGCTCGTTCTTAAACTGGGATATTTTGACGGAGAAGTTCTAGATAAGAATGGAGTAGAAGGAATTGCAGGACTTCCATCTAAAGAAGACCTATTATCTATAATCGGAAGAGGCTTAAATACTCCGGCTCAAAAAATAGCTACAGGTATGAATGAAGTAATTGCCGGTGTAGCACGTGGTATCAAGGCTGTGGCCGAAAAAAATGGCAAGTAA
- a CDS encoding 50S ribosomal protein L1 gives MKRSKNYKSVASKVDRTKLYTLPEALELAKQTSYSKFDGTIELSTKVNYKSLQNVRGTISLPNGTGKEVKVLVFCKGGKQEEAKQAGADFVGDMDLIEKVSGGWTDFDACVATPDMMKDVGKLGPILGRKGLMPKPKAGTVTQDVAKAVKELKAGRIEYRPDKGGVIHLGIGKVSFDTEKLVENARAVVASLMKDKPSDAKGDYLRLLSLSATMGIGVKVDIKELVNSVI, from the coding sequence ATGAAAAGAAGTAAGAACTATAAATCAGTAGCTTCCAAGGTAGATAGAACAAAATTATATACTCTTCCGGAAGCCCTTGAGCTTGCAAAACAAACTTCTTATTCAAAGTTTGATGGAACTATCGAGCTTTCGACTAAGGTAAATTATAAGAGTTTGCAGAATGTTCGCGGCACTATTTCCCTTCCAAATGGAACCGGAAAAGAAGTGAAGGTTCTGGTTTTCTGTAAGGGTGGAAAACAGGAAGAAGCAAAGCAGGCCGGGGCCGATTTTGTTGGGGATATGGATCTAATTGAAAAAGTATCCGGTGGTTGGACAGATTTCGATGCTTGCGTGGCCACACCTGACATGATGAAAGATGTAGGTAAACTGGGACCTATTCTGGGAAGAAAGGGTTTAATGCCTAAACCAAAAGCCGGAACAGTGACTCAGGATGTCGCAAAAGCCGTAAAAGAGCTGAAGGCAGGCCGTATCGAGTATCGTCCTGATAAGGGTGGTGTGATTCACCTTGGTATAGGTAAGGTTTCCTTCGATACAGAGAAACTGGTGGAAAACGCCAGGGCGGTTGTAGCTTCTCTGATGAAAGATAAGCCTTCAGATGCAAAAGGAGATTATTTAAGACTCCTTTCCCTGAGTGCAACAATGGGCATTGGCGTAAAAGTCGACATCAAAGAGCTTGTAAACTCTGTGATTTAA
- the rplK gene encoding 50S ribosomal protein L11, whose protein sequence is MASKKVVKQIKLQVEAGKANPSPPVGPALGQAGLNIMEFCKQFNEKTKTQIGMKLPVVITVYADKSFTFITKSPPAALLVKKAIGIDSGSPTPHIKKVGTITRKQLEEIATVKMKDLNANDLDAAVKIIAGTCRSMGVNVE, encoded by the coding sequence ATGGCTTCAAAAAAAGTAGTAAAGCAGATTAAACTGCAAGTAGAAGCAGGGAAAGCAAACCCTTCTCCTCCTGTTGGTCCTGCCCTCGGTCAGGCCGGACTCAATATTATGGAGTTCTGCAAGCAGTTTAATGAAAAAACTAAAACTCAAATTGGGATGAAACTTCCTGTTGTTATTACCGTATACGCAGACAAAAGTTTCACGTTCATTACAAAATCTCCGCCTGCTGCTCTTCTGGTAAAGAAGGCTATAGGTATAGATAGTGGTTCTCCTACTCCTCATATAAAGAAGGTAGGAACGATTACCCGCAAGCAGTTAGAAGAAATTGCAACCGTGAAAATGAAGGATCTGAATGCTAATGATCTGGATGCAGCGGTTAAAATTATTGCTGGTACTTGTAGATCAATGGGAGTAAATGTGGAGTAA
- the nusG gene encoding transcription termination/antitermination factor NusG yields the protein MALKWYVLQVYSGHENKVKLNIEKMVQQKKLEEKISQVKVPTMEVAEMKNGKKKVSRKKLMPGYILVEMDWDEDIQYLIQRLPSVSTFVGQKGEPEPLTMEEIKNLFSEMGDVRSEETAKPRMLFSIGETLKIIDGPFANFSGVVDEIFPEKGRLRLKVEIFGRSTPVELDFLQVGKNI from the coding sequence ATGGCGTTAAAATGGTATGTTCTTCAAGTTTATTCCGGTCATGAAAACAAAGTAAAGCTGAACATTGAAAAAATGGTTCAGCAAAAAAAACTGGAAGAAAAAATTTCTCAGGTAAAAGTTCCAACTATGGAAGTTGCTGAGATGAAAAATGGCAAAAAGAAAGTAAGCCGTAAGAAACTTATGCCCGGTTACATCCTTGTGGAAATGGATTGGGACGAAGACATTCAATATCTTATCCAGAGACTTCCTTCTGTATCTACCTTTGTAGGACAGAAAGGAGAACCGGAGCCTCTTACCATGGAAGAGATTAAAAACCTCTTTAGTGAAATGGGAGATGTGAGATCGGAAGAAACAGCCAAACCCAGAATGCTATTTAGCATTGGAGAGACGCTTAAAATTATCGATGGACCCTTTGCAAATTTTAGCGGAGTGGTTGATGAAATTTTCCCTGAAAAGGGGAGGCTTCGCCTGAAAGTAGAAATCTTCGGACGTTCTACTCCTGTGGAGCTGGATTTTTTACAGGTCGGAAAAAATATTTAA
- the secE gene encoding preprotein translocase subunit SecE: MKAITFLQECKAELEKVQWPGKDEVVSSTAVVLVTVIIFSLFLFISDAIFVKVLKWFWGLKA; this comes from the coding sequence ATGAAAGCAATCACTTTTCTACAGGAATGTAAAGCTGAATTGGAAAAGGTTCAGTGGCCGGGTAAGGACGAGGTGGTAAGTTCCACGGCTGTGGTTCTTGTAACTGTAATCATCTTTTCATTATTTTTATTTATCTCTGATGCTATTTTTGTGAAAGTCCTCAAATGGTTCTGGGGCTTAAAAGCATAA
- a CDS encoding response regulator has protein sequence MTTESKSKSSNYNNFYKELAYVMGSPESNLKDLISLILEEAVKITGSQIGYYHFLAEDKNYVNLFLWSKDTGKLCTAKTLFHYPVSKAGIWVDCITKKAPAIHNDYPHYPNKKGIPKGHFPLENHMSAPVLQEEKVKAVVGVGNKTGNYSKDDAELLHTFINETWTYIELKKKQININNFFMHSLSAFALHEIILDEEGKPIDYYFIDANPSFEKITGLKLKEILGKRALEVIPDLEKSWIKKYGKVAITQEPIFFEQYSSHLKKYFTVTAFSPEKGYFVVSFEDSTKRKQLEKELQAMYFSSVAANRVKSNFLFMLNHELNSPLNTIIGFSKILADKEFSKEVKEYATIINNKAQTLAGSISNILKLSDNDEDADHLEKKSVNLKKLLQQIIYQFKLKVSEKHLIITSSLELHGDLRIHSDAAKIGQILKELIDNAIKFTEKGKISITAKSENLPDTDQVKITIKIQDTGCGIEPKDIQNIFDPFYQLEDFINRKHSGLGIGLSICQRLASLLKGKISVESKSGEGSIFIFTFIAETIQRKNTIEKTIISDYSFLNQKKILIVDDDPLNQLLVEHILKNHSVICDKAINGIEAVEKAIKNSYDLILMDIQMPEKNGIEATRDLRLEHKLQIPIIAITAHSTTGYRDICIKAGMNDYLEKPIHDSDLIQAMYNVL, from the coding sequence ATGACTACAGAATCTAAGAGCAAATCAAGTAATTATAACAACTTTTACAAAGAACTGGCCTATGTAATGGGTTCTCCAGAATCCAATCTAAAGGATTTAATATCTTTAATTTTAGAAGAAGCCGTAAAGATTACCGGCAGCCAGATAGGATACTATCACTTTCTTGCGGAAGACAAAAATTACGTCAATCTTTTCCTCTGGTCGAAAGACACAGGCAAGCTATGCACTGCCAAGACTCTATTTCACTATCCGGTCTCAAAAGCAGGCATCTGGGTTGATTGCATAACCAAAAAGGCTCCTGCTATTCACAATGACTATCCTCACTATCCAAACAAGAAAGGCATTCCGAAAGGCCACTTTCCTTTAGAAAACCATATGAGTGCTCCTGTATTACAAGAGGAGAAAGTAAAAGCGGTAGTAGGAGTTGGAAATAAAACAGGAAATTACTCTAAGGATGATGCAGAACTCTTGCACACATTTATTAATGAAACCTGGACTTATATTGAGTTAAAAAAGAAACAGATCAACATAAATAATTTTTTTATGCACTCTCTTTCCGCTTTCGCTCTACATGAAATTATCCTGGACGAAGAGGGAAAGCCAATAGACTATTATTTCATAGATGCGAATCCCAGCTTTGAAAAAATAACCGGTTTAAAGCTTAAAGAGATACTCGGTAAGAGGGCTTTGGAAGTTATACCGGATTTAGAAAAATCCTGGATAAAAAAATATGGGAAAGTTGCCATAACACAGGAACCAATTTTCTTTGAACAATATTCCTCTCATTTAAAAAAGTATTTTACAGTAACAGCTTTTTCTCCGGAGAAAGGCTATTTTGTAGTGTCTTTTGAGGATTCTACAAAGAGAAAACAGTTGGAAAAAGAACTCCAGGCTATGTATTTTTCATCTGTCGCAGCAAATAGGGTAAAAAGCAATTTTCTCTTTATGCTTAACCATGAACTAAACTCACCCCTGAATACAATTATTGGCTTCAGTAAAATACTCGCTGATAAGGAATTTTCAAAAGAAGTAAAAGAATATGCGACTATTATTAATAACAAAGCACAAACTTTAGCAGGTAGCATTTCGAATATACTAAAACTAAGCGATAACGATGAAGACGCAGACCACCTTGAAAAAAAATCCGTTAACTTAAAAAAACTATTACAACAGATTATCTATCAATTTAAACTAAAAGTATCTGAGAAACATTTAATAATTACATCATCCCTGGAACTACATGGTGATTTGCGAATTCATAGTGATGCAGCAAAAATAGGGCAAATCCTGAAAGAACTCATTGATAATGCAATTAAGTTTACCGAGAAAGGTAAAATCTCGATTACAGCAAAAAGTGAGAATCTTCCGGATACTGATCAGGTTAAAATTACAATAAAAATACAGGATACAGGTTGTGGTATCGAACCTAAGGATATTCAGAATATTTTTGATCCTTTTTACCAGTTGGAAGATTTTATCAATCGGAAGCATAGTGGCTTAGGAATTGGTTTGAGTATATGCCAGCGCTTAGCCAGTTTGCTGAAAGGAAAAATATCTGTTGAAAGTAAATCCGGTGAAGGGAGTATTTTTATTTTCACATTTATTGCTGAAACAATACAAAGAAAAAATACAATAGAAAAAACAATCATCAGTGATTATTCGTTTCTAAATCAAAAGAAAATACTAATTGTAGATGATGATCCTCTAAATCAATTATTAGTGGAGCATATACTGAAAAATCATTCAGTTATCTGTGATAAGGCAATAAATGGAATTGAAGCAGTGGAAAAAGCCATAAAAAATAGTTATGACTTGATCTTAATGGATATACAGATGCCCGAAAAGAACGGAATCGAAGCTACAAGAGACTTAAGACTGGAGCATAAACTTCAAATACCTATCATTGCCATAACAGCCCATTCTACAACGGGATACCGGGATATTTGCATAAAGGCGGGTATGAATGATTATTTAGAAAAACCCATACATGATAGTGATCTGATTCAAGCCATGTATAATGTTTTATAG
- a CDS encoding tyrosine-type recombinase/integrase, with translation MLNMNESSDFKEKVVSSFLKAFSKEPRFVSNQEIRLFLEKNRIFPSSQEFLILKDFVTLDLKLSRKIFSELEVKEAEKHRTKQETFSLSLQKFLQILSIRRYSPRTIKSYRLAVLASQRWFMARKQKFLEDISQKDLLDFFYFLTETKKFSASSIRIYRFSLELFFKEVLQNSLDFRNFYHIKKSEHIPVVLSKTEVKKMLSVVTNLKHRLILSLLYSSGLRISEVVNLKVKDINLNELTLVIREGKGKKDRISVLSEITVDLLRDMMQGKNASAYLFISNQGDGVRPVHTRTVQKIFQVALRKAGIQKEASPHDLRHSFATHLLESGVDIRYIQTLLGHKNVATTAIYTKVANPVLKKIKSPLA, from the coding sequence ATGTTGAATATGAATGAAAGTAGTGATTTTAAGGAAAAGGTAGTATCGAGTTTCTTAAAGGCATTTTCGAAGGAACCGCGTTTTGTTTCTAATCAGGAGATTCGCTTATTTTTGGAGAAAAATCGTATTTTTCCCTCTTCTCAGGAATTCCTTATTTTAAAAGATTTTGTCACCTTGGATTTAAAACTTTCCCGGAAAATTTTCTCTGAGTTGGAAGTGAAAGAAGCAGAAAAACATCGAACAAAGCAGGAAACCTTTTCTCTAAGTTTACAAAAGTTTTTACAAATCCTCAGTATTCGTCGTTATAGTCCTCGGACTATTAAAAGCTATCGCCTGGCAGTTCTGGCCTCGCAGCGCTGGTTTATGGCTCGAAAACAGAAGTTCCTGGAGGATATTTCCCAGAAAGACTTACTCGATTTCTTTTACTTTCTCACAGAAACTAAGAAATTTTCGGCTTCCAGTATTCGTATTTACCGGTTTTCTCTCGAATTGTTTTTTAAAGAAGTTTTGCAGAATTCCCTCGACTTTCGAAACTTCTATCATATTAAAAAGTCCGAACACATTCCGGTTGTTCTTTCCAAAACAGAAGTAAAGAAAATGCTTTCTGTTGTTACAAACCTCAAACATCGTTTGATTCTATCTCTTCTTTATTCCTCCGGACTTAGAATTTCAGAAGTAGTAAATCTGAAAGTTAAAGATATTAATCTTAATGAACTTACTCTTGTTATCCGGGAAGGAAAAGGTAAGAAGGACCGCATCAGTGTTCTTTCGGAAATAACTGTAGATTTACTTAGAGATATGATGCAGGGGAAGAACGCATCTGCTTATCTATTTATCTCCAACCAGGGTGACGGAGTAAGACCGGTTCATACCAGAACTGTGCAGAAGATTTTTCAGGTAGCTTTGCGTAAAGCCGGAATTCAAAAAGAAGCAAGTCCGCATGATCTCCGCCACAGCTTTGCTACACATCTTTTAGAATCCGGAGTGGATATTCGCTATATCCAGACATTACTCGGTCATAAAAATGTGGCTACGACAGCTATCTATACCAAAGTCGCTAATCCTGTTTTGAAAAAGATTAAAAGCCCTCTTGCTTAA